The following are from one region of the Paracoccus sp. S3-43 genome:
- a CDS encoding SAM-dependent methyltransferase, with protein sequence MTPLARIIATRIRATGPITLADYMEICLLHPRHGYYATRDPFGAAGDFTTSPEIHQMFGELCGLALAQAWLDQGRPAPFTLAEPGPGRGTLMADMLRAIRVVPGMADAAQVALIEASPHLRRVQQDRLGPVQHLDSIEDLPRSPLFLMANEFFDALPIRQYQHTDDGWAERMVGLSDDGLQFHLGLPVDLPRPGKPGDVVEDCPAAVAVTETIARRIAAHGGAAIFVDYGGWNGYGDTFQALRDHRPEHPLAHPGQADLTAHVDFAPLAAAAIRAGAVASAPVRQGDWLLSLGAGQRAERLAAAGDAGAMAALRRLTHADEMGHLFKAMAIWPKWAPPVPGFAALRLHADHA encoded by the coding sequence ATGACGCCTCTGGCCCGGATCATCGCGACGCGGATCCGCGCGACCGGGCCGATCACCCTGGCCGACTATATGGAGATCTGCCTGCTGCATCCCCGCCACGGCTATTACGCCACGCGCGATCCTTTCGGCGCGGCGGGCGATTTCACCACATCGCCGGAAATCCACCAGATGTTCGGGGAACTGTGCGGCCTGGCGCTGGCGCAGGCGTGGCTGGACCAGGGCAGGCCCGCGCCCTTCACGCTGGCCGAACCGGGACCGGGGCGCGGCACGCTGATGGCCGACATGCTGCGCGCGATCCGCGTGGTTCCGGGCATGGCGGATGCCGCCCAGGTCGCGCTGATCGAGGCGTCGCCGCATCTGCGGCGCGTGCAGCAGGACCGGCTGGGCCCTGTCCAGCACCTCGATTCGATCGAGGATTTGCCGCGCAGCCCGTTGTTCCTGATGGCGAATGAATTCTTCGATGCCCTGCCGATCCGGCAGTATCAGCATACGGATGACGGCTGGGCCGAACGGATGGTCGGTCTGTCCGATGACGGGTTGCAATTCCACCTGGGCCTGCCGGTGGATCTGCCGCGCCCCGGCAAGCCCGGCGATGTGGTCGAGGACTGCCCGGCAGCCGTCGCCGTCACGGAAACCATCGCCCGCCGCATCGCCGCCCATGGCGGGGCGGCGATCTTTGTCGATTACGGCGGCTGGAACGGCTATGGCGATACCTTCCAGGCGCTGCGCGACCACCGCCCCGAACACCCGCTGGCCCATCCGGGGCAGGCCGACCTGACCGCCCATGTCGATTTCGCGCCCCTCGCGGCGGCGGCGATCCGGGCGGGGGCGGTCGCCTCGGCCCCTGTGCGGCAGGGCGATTGGCTGCTGTCGCTGGGCGCCGGCCAGCGGGCGGAACGGCTGGCGGCGGCAGGGGACGCGGGCGCGATGGCGGCGCTTCGGCGCTTGACCCATGCCGATGAAATGGGTCACCTGTTCAAGGCCATGGCCATCTGGCCGAAATGGGCGCCCCCCGTGCCCGGATTTGCTGCGCTGAGGCTTCATGCAGACCACGCTTGA
- a CDS encoding RluA family pseudouridine synthase yields the protein MSNLVVTIPANPPDRLDKALALAVPEAAALSRSRLSRLIADGAVSGPHGVIRDGKARVAEGQDYRISIPDPEPVETRPEAIPLVIVFEDDDLVVIDKPAGMVVHPAPGSPRGTLVNALLAHCGDSLSGIGGEKRPGIVHRIDKDTSGLLVVAKSDRAHHGLAAQFESHTAQRRYLALAHGVIDGADPRLRGTPGVSFEDGAVLKIASRLTRHATDRQRQAVFFDKGRHAVTRARMLERFGRPPGAMLVECRLETGRTHQIRVHMAHAGLGLIGDPVYGGARRASAKALGAAAEAVTAFPRQALHAAHLGFDHPVTGNALSFDSPLPADMQALLDMLRGVALTET from the coding sequence ATGTCGAACCTTGTTGTGACCATCCCGGCCAATCCGCCCGACCGGCTTGATAAGGCGCTTGCCCTTGCGGTGCCAGAGGCCGCGGCCCTGTCGCGGTCGCGGCTGTCGCGGCTGATCGCGGATGGCGCGGTCAGCGGTCCCCACGGCGTGATCCGCGACGGCAAGGCCCGCGTGGCCGAGGGGCAGGATTACCGTATCAGCATCCCCGACCCGGAACCCGTCGAGACCCGGCCCGAGGCGATCCCGCTGGTCATTGTCTTCGAGGACGACGACCTGGTCGTCATCGACAAGCCCGCAGGCATGGTGGTCCACCCTGCCCCCGGTTCGCCCCGCGGCACCCTGGTCAATGCGCTGCTGGCACATTGCGGCGATTCGCTGTCGGGGATCGGCGGGGAAAAGCGCCCCGGCATCGTGCATCGGATCGACAAGGATACCTCGGGCCTGCTGGTGGTGGCGAAATCCGACCGCGCGCATCACGGTCTTGCCGCGCAGTTCGAATCGCATACGGCGCAGCGCCGATATCTGGCGCTGGCCCATGGCGTGATCGACGGCGCCGACCCGCGCCTGCGCGGCACGCCGGGCGTCAGCTTCGAAGACGGCGCGGTGCTGAAGATCGCCTCGCGCCTGACCCGCCACGCGACGGACCGGCAACGGCAGGCGGTGTTCTTCGACAAGGGCCGCCATGCGGTGACGCGGGCGCGGATGCTGGAACGCTTTGGTCGGCCGCCGGGGGCGATGCTGGTCGAATGCCGGCTGGAGACCGGGCGCACGCATCAGATCCGCGTCCACATGGCCCATGCGGGCCTGGGGCTGATCGGAGATCCGGTCTATGGCGGCGCCCGGCGCGCCTCGGCCAAGGCGCTTGGCGCGGCGGCAGAGGCGGTCACGGCCTTTCCCCGCCAGGCCCTGCACGCGGCGCATCTGGGGTTCGACCATCCGGTGACGGGCAATGCGCTGTCCTTCGACAGCCCCCTGCCCGCCGACATGCAGGCGTTGCTGGACATGCTGCGGGGGGTCGCCTTGACGGAAACGTGA
- a CDS encoding DUF6476 family protein: protein MDQDDSDWKRAAKAVPELRLLRWLVTGLALVMGLGMIALVALLWLRLGQPVLPDLPDAITLPDGARAEAVTFARDWIVVVTEAGEVLLYDRSGALRDRVQP, encoded by the coding sequence ATGGATCAGGATGATAGCGACTGGAAAAGGGCGGCGAAAGCGGTGCCGGAACTGCGGCTGCTGCGCTGGCTGGTGACCGGGCTGGCCCTGGTGATGGGTCTGGGCATGATCGCCCTGGTCGCGCTGCTGTGGCTGCGGCTGGGCCAGCCGGTGCTGCCCGACCTGCCGGACGCGATCACGCTACCCGACGGGGCGCGGGCCGAGGCCGTGACCTTCGCCCGCGACTGGATCGTCGTGGTGACCGAGGCGGGCGAGGTGCTGCTGTATGACCGCTCCGGCGCGCTGAGGGACCGGGTTCAGCCCTGA
- the lgt gene encoding prolipoprotein diacylglyceryl transferase, translating into MIPFPNISPEIFTIHLGGLTLSLRWYALAYLAGLLIGWRVVAAMMRRDALWGDHAPMRADRVDDLLTWVILGVILGGRLGFVLFYEPGFYLSNPAEIVKVWQGGMSFHGGFAGVIVATWAFCRANGIPPLRLADAMAVVAPIGLFFGRIANFINAELWGRPTDLPWGVIFPGEAAQTCPGITGPCARHPSQLYEAGLEGLVLGLILLALVRAGGLRRPGLAFGVFLAGYGLARIFVELFRVADGQFITPDNPLGHVIGGPVVGLTMGQLLSLPMVLVGLFFIWRARRRPAVGAAA; encoded by the coding sequence ATGATCCCGTTTCCCAATATCTCGCCCGAGATCTTCACAATTCATCTGGGCGGGCTGACCCTGTCGCTGCGCTGGTATGCGCTGGCCTATCTGGCCGGGCTGCTGATCGGCTGGCGGGTCGTTGCCGCGATGATGCGCCGCGACGCCCTGTGGGGCGACCATGCGCCGATGCGGGCCGACCGGGTGGACGACCTGCTGACCTGGGTGATCCTGGGGGTGATCCTGGGCGGGCGGCTGGGCTTCGTGCTGTTCTACGAGCCGGGCTTCTATCTCTCGAACCCGGCCGAGATCGTCAAGGTCTGGCAAGGGGGCATGAGCTTTCACGGCGGCTTCGCGGGCGTCATCGTCGCCACCTGGGCCTTTTGCCGCGCCAATGGAATCCCGCCGCTGCGGCTGGCCGATGCCATGGCGGTGGTCGCGCCGATCGGGCTGTTCTTCGGCCGCATCGCCAATTTCATCAATGCCGAATTATGGGGTCGCCCCACCGATCTGCCCTGGGGCGTGATCTTCCCCGGCGAGGCCGCGCAGACCTGTCCCGGCATCACCGGCCCCTGCGCCCGCCACCCCAGCCAGCTTTACGAGGCGGGGCTGGAGGGGCTGGTTCTCGGCCTGATCCTGCTTGCCCTGGTCCGCGCGGGCGGGCTGCGCCGTCCGGGACTGGCCTTCGGGGTTTTCCTGGCCGGATACGGGCTGGCGCGCATCTTCGTGGAACTGTTCCGCGTCGCGGACGGGCAGTTCATCACCCCCGACAACCCGCTGGGCCATGTGATCGGCGGGCCGGTGGTGGGGCTGACCATGGGTCAGCTTCTGTCGCTGCCGATGGTGCTGGTCGGGCTGTTCTTCATCTGGCGTGCCCGCCGCCGCCCGGCGGTGGGCGCCGCCGCATGA
- a CDS encoding accessory factor UbiK family protein has protein sequence MTTQNKFFDDISKLMTNAMGVAQGARSEAETAMKGWIDRWLADRDFVTREEFDAVREMAIKARTENAELKARLDKLEAGRQG, from the coding sequence ATGACCACGCAAAACAAGTTCTTTGACGACATCTCGAAGCTGATGACCAATGCCATGGGCGTGGCCCAGGGCGCCCGGTCCGAGGCGGAAACGGCCATGAAGGGCTGGATCGACCGCTGGCTGGCGGATCGCGATTTCGTGACCCGCGAAGAGTTCGACGCCGTGCGCGAAATGGCCATCAAGGCCCGGACCGAGAATGCCGAGCTGAAGGCCAGGCTGGACAAGCTGGAGGCCGGGCGTCAGGGCTGA